The Geminocystis sp. NIES-3708 genomic sequence TTCTACTTCGACAGTATCACCTAAACGATAAGCCGTACGATTTTTTCTCCCCACTAAACAAGTATGTCGAGAGCGATATTCATACCAGTCATCTTTGAGTGAGCTAACATGAACTAATCCTTCTACTAATGAATCTTCTATTTGTACGAAAAAGCCATAGGATTGTACTCCTGTTATTAAACCGCTAAATACTTTTCCCGTGCAATCTTTCATTTTTTCTGCTTTTTTCAATCCAGTTAAGTCAGATTCTGCATCTTGAGCTATTTTTTCTCTTTCGTTAAGATGGGTGATAAGAGAGTGCAAATCAGCTTCAAGGTTATTTTGAATAGCTGGTGGTAAAACATTCCAGTTAATATAACCATGACAAGTACTACTCCGTAAGTCAACACCTTTACTGGAGCGAACATAACGGCGATCGCGCCCATGTTCAAAAAGTGCTTTTAAAACCCGTTGTATTTGTAAGTCAACATATCTTTGCCCAGGAGAAACACAATGAGTATAAATGGGTAAAGCTAAACCAAAATGAGGAGCAGGATGTTGGGTATATTTATCAGATTTAAGGGAATTTAAAAGAAGATAATGAAGTACTTTTTCATAATCAGACTTGCCAAATTCTTGAATGAGATGATAATAGTCGATAGGTTGTAATTCATCTTCCGATTCTAATCTAAAATCCAGTTGTAAATTAACCACTAATTTTAATAAATCTTCTAATTCGTCCCAATCTGGTTTTGCTTGAGTACAATAAATAGCAGGTAGTTTTAATTCAGCTAAATGTTCAGCTACCACTTTCCCTACTAATACCATTAATTCCGTCATTAAAGACAATACGGGCAAAGTAGAATAAGATGCGATCGCACCAATCCTGCCTTCATCTTTAAAATAAGAAGTAATATTATCTAAAGAAATATCAAATCCACCTCTTTGTAATCTTTGAGCTTTAACTAAAGGACTTAATTCAAAGAAAAGATGATTGAGTAAATCTAAAGTAGTTTCTAATTCAGGCTTAGTATTACCAGCACCCATCATGGTTTGTACTTCTTTGTAAGTCAATTGGTGATCTACACAAATAACAGAAGGTTGAATTTGAGACTCAATAACTTGCCCTTTATCATCTATGGTAAGAAACACAGAAATCGTCAAACGATCTTCCTTCGGAATTAAAGAAGCACAATTTTGTACGGCTTTAGGTAATAAATCAATAACTTTATCTCCCAAATGAACTGTCGTACCACGCTTACGAGCTTCTCGATCTAAATGAGTTTCCGGTTCTACAAAATGAGCAACGTCAGCAATATGAACACCTAAAATCCAATTATTATCTTCGTTTTTTTGGAGAGTAAAAGCATTTTCGATGAATAAATCCAGTTGGGTTGTAACTTCTTGCTCAATGGTTATAGTTAAAACATCTCTTAAATCAAGGCGGTTTTCTAAATCTTGAGGTGTTAGATTTGGTGTTAAAAGAGCTGCTTTTTGTAATACTCGTTCGGAAAATTCTTGAGGTAAATCATGTTTAGAAGAAACAATATCAGTATCAGCGGCGGTTTCTGCATCACTACCCAATACTCGAATAACTTTTCCGATGGGGGGATTTTGTCCAATAGGATAACGTAAAACATTGACATGGACTAAATGGTTAACTGCCTCCTCTAAAGATTGACCATTTTCTTTTAAATTTAACTCAAATAGTAATCGGTCATCTAAAGGTACAGCGTTATAATCTCCATTATCTTCAATAACTCTTGCTAAAACTGAAGGATTTGCCCTTTCGACAATTAATTTCACTTCTCCTTCAGGAGAACGACGACGAGTGCCTTCTTTAATGATTTTTACTAAAACTCGATCACTATTCCAAGCATTACTCAGATGACTTTCTCGAATATAAATATCGTCTGCATCTTCTTCATCCTGAATAGCAAAACAGAAGCCTTTACTTGAACAACGTAATTTAGCTTCTACTACATCTTCTTCTATCACTCGGCGGTATTTTCCGAACTCTTTTGTAACTACTCCAACTTTTTCTAAAACATCAAGGGCTATTTGTAGTTTTTCGAGTTCTTCAGCTTCTTCACAGCCCAGTTTTTTTTCGAGTACTTTACCTGGTACAAGTTTATCCACACTGAGGTGAGAAAGTATTGTAGCGATTGAAAATTCCATTTACTATATCCTTTCAAATATCTAATAGTTGTGTTGATTCAGGGACTAAATAAAGTCAGCAAAGTTTTCTTTATACAATCTTTAATGGTGATTATATCTGAATAAAGCAAAACATCTGCGGTAATAGGGGTAACGGTATTGTTATCGGTATGGATTTATATTTAACTAATTAAAAACGAAAACAAAAGTATGTATAATTCCCATTGTTACCTAATTAATTTTATTTTCAATGTATTAATATATCCTATTTTAAGTACAACGAGCAAAGGTCTAGTTTACAATCATGAGAATAATTTAATCTTGATCAAGACAAAACAGTCAAAAATAAAAATTGATTTTACTAAAACTTAACACCTTTTTTTATTAGCTAGTATAATTGTATTGATACTTTAAGTTAAATAATTTTTTGAGAATTATGACTATTAAGCAATTAGCGTTAATTAGTGATTTTGTGACGGCGAATCACGGTAAATATATTGTTAAAGTCTCAGTGTATAGTGATGGTGTGATTTTAGGTTCGGCATTAGCAGGAGAAGATACTGTAGAAAAAGCAGAAGATGAAGCTAGAAAAAGAGCGATCACCTTGGTTAATACGGATATATTCATAAAAGGATTGATAGAAAAAGATAAAATTATTAATGTTGAAACTTCTGTAAAAACTTCTCAGGTTAAAATTTCTTCCGAAAGTGAATTTTTAAAAACTTCAAAAAAAGATTCCCCTAAAATCAAATCAAATATAAAATCACTACCCATAGAAGAAAAACCAAATTCAGAAGTTTTAGTGTCAGATTCTCCCGACTTATGGGAAAGTACTGCTTCTTTTCCTGCAAATCAGGATGAAATAGAGCAAAATGATTTTCAAGATATTGACAATGATAATTTAGAAAATATCTCCGAACCTTCCTTGAGTCCATCTCCCATAGAGAATCAAGAAGTACCAAGTCTTTTGAATAATGAGCCTATTCATGAAAGTAATGGTAATTCTAATGATGATAATTTAATATTATTCCCACCATCGACGCAGGAAGAAGATTTACCGTCAGAATCTGTTTTACCGTTACCTTTAGATGTGGAAGAAACCATCGATTTTTCACAAATTATTGATCAAACCAGTATTGAAATGAAGCGATTAGGATGGACACAAGATCAAGGTAAAAAGTATTTATTGGAAACCTATGGTAAAAAATCTCGTCATTTACTATCAGATGAGGAATTGATCGAATTTTTACAATATCTTAAAACTCAGTAGATAAATTGTTTTATTGAGGCTTTTGTTTCATAAAAAATAGATATAGAATCAATTTAAGGTAATAAATGATCAAATTCAAATACTATTACAAAAATTCAAGATTGCCTATTGTCTAAGCTTCGACTCCTTTAAAAAGTTGATTAAATATTCTCATAAAAGACAGTTATTGTTTTTTCTGACTGATACCTCTAAACTAAAATCATTAATTTAATCTTTTATTTTAATCGATTTATCTTTATCCTTTTTCACCATAAGATTATGAACCAATCCACTCAATTTTTAAGTCCTCAATTTTCTCGTTTCTGGTTACACTTCTGTTTAGGATTTACCAGTTTTTTTAGTTATGCTTTGATTACTTCCTCTATAGGTCAAGATGCGATCGCTTTCGCAGGAATAGAGATAATGGTTGATCCTTACAACGATTCCAACTTTGAACCATTGTCCATTGAAGCTCCATCAATTAAAACAAATCCATCAGCAAATAATAAAGCATTACCCACAACAAATCAAAATTATGGGATAGGAGAAATATTAATTAATGGTAATCCAACCCCCAAACCTCCGACTTTCAGTTCGGGAAATTTAATCAAATCAAATCAAACATTACCACAAATCCCTCTTCTATCCGAGCCTTACCGCAAACCGAATACAAATGATGAGATAAATCAAAATTCCACGGATGAAGAGATAACAGAAAAAACTAATGCAACACAATTATCTGTCTCCGTATCACCTTTTGATGAAACTCCCAAAGAAAATCAACCAAGTTTATCCTCCGAAAAAAGTGTTAAACCTGTCAGTAACTTATCAATTAATTTAAGCCCCAATGCTTCTCCATCAAATAACAATACTTCCATCAATACTGAACAAAATATCAATACGTTGTCATCTCCATCAGTTTTAGGTAAAAGAAGAAGTTTAAATGATATTCTCGTATTTTCTACACCACCAGAAAACAACTCGAATAATTCTACTGTCAATTCTAAAACACCTGTTAATCAAGAATTATTACTAACCACCAAAACTAATATCCATAAAATTTTGGTCAAAGTCAATAATGAAACTCAAGAATCTCAAGTGAGATCTCTTTACCCAGAAGCATTTAGGACAAATTTAAAAGGAGAGTCAATGCTACAAGTAGGAGTTTTTAGTAATAGCGAAACTGCCCAAGAAATATCTAATTCTTTACAAAAGATGGGCTTAAAAACTTTAACAATTAATCACTAATCATTAATCATTAGAATTTTTTGATAAGTCAGGCAATGGGCAAGAGTAATAATAATCGATTTTAAATTTCTTTTTTTGATATATCTATTAACCATAGAACAATTTTATTTTGAACTCAATGATGCACTTGTTCCTTTTTTAGATATTATTATTAATTGCTTACCAAAAAAATGTAAACTTAAAAACAGTCACACCGTCTTGTATTGATTTTATTTCCTTCATTAAGGTAAAAACAACAAGCGGATTAATAAATAATACGAATATTCAAATAAATATGAACCAAGAAATATTGCAAAGAGTACAAGAAATCGTAGTAGAACAATTAGACGTTGAAGCTGATCGTGTAACCCCTGAAGCTAATTTTGTGAATGACTTAGACGCAGATTCTTTAGACGTTGTAGAATTAGTGATGGCCTTAGAAGAAGCATTCGAGATCGAAATCGGTGATGAAGAAGCTGAGAAAATTGCCACCGTTGGAGATGCTGTTGCTCATATTGAAAGTAAAACTCAAGCGGCGGCTTAATTAGTTCAATGATAGCCAATTTTTAGTAAATATATAAACTTCTTTTTGGTTATCTGAATTTTTAATAATTTGACTTTTTTAACCCTTCAGGGAATAGCGAATAACTATTTTTTATTCCGCAACACCCTGTTAAGTATATTTTTAACAACTATTAAAATAAATTTTATAGATCATTTCTGCTATAAAAAAGGCGAATATTCATTTATATAAGAAACATTATGAGTGATTCACAACGAAAAAGAGTTGTTGTTACTGGTTTAGGTGCAATAACTCCCATAGGTAATACGGTAGAAGATTATTGGCAAGGTTTAACAGAAGGTCGTAATGGCATTGGTTTAATTACTTGTTTTGACACCACTAATCATACTTGTAAAATCGCTGGGGAAGTTAAAAACTTTGATCCTTTATCATACATGGATCGCAAAGAAGCCAAACGCATGGCAAGATTTTCTCAATTCGCCGTAGCCGCTAGTAAAGACGCTTTAAAAGATGCCAATTTAGTGATCAATGATGATAACGCTGATGATATAGGTATTGTCATTGGTACAGGAGTTGGAGGCTTAAGTGTCATGGAAGAACAAAACGAAGTATTACTAACGAAAGGACCAAGTCGAGTAACACCTTTTCTTGTACCAACGATGATCTCAAATATGGCGGCAGGTTTAACCGCTATTCATGTAGGAGCAAAAGGTCCTAACTCTTGCTCTGTAACAGCCTGTGCGGCGGGTTCAAATGCCATTGGAGATGCTTT encodes the following:
- a CDS encoding ribonuclease R family protein, with the translated sequence MEFSIATILSHLSVDKLVPGKVLEKKLGCEEAEELEKLQIALDVLEKVGVVTKEFGKYRRVIEEDVVEAKLRCSSKGFCFAIQDEEDADDIYIRESHLSNAWNSDRVLVKIIKEGTRRRSPEGEVKLIVERANPSVLARVIEDNGDYNAVPLDDRLLFELNLKENGQSLEEAVNHLVHVNVLRYPIGQNPPIGKVIRVLGSDAETAADTDIVSSKHDLPQEFSERVLQKAALLTPNLTPQDLENRLDLRDVLTITIEQEVTTQLDLFIENAFTLQKNEDNNWILGVHIADVAHFVEPETHLDREARKRGTTVHLGDKVIDLLPKAVQNCASLIPKEDRLTISVFLTIDDKGQVIESQIQPSVICVDHQLTYKEVQTMMGAGNTKPELETTLDLLNHLFFELSPLVKAQRLQRGGFDISLDNITSYFKDEGRIGAIASYSTLPVLSLMTELMVLVGKVVAEHLAELKLPAIYCTQAKPDWDELEDLLKLVVNLQLDFRLESEDELQPIDYYHLIQEFGKSDYEKVLHYLLLNSLKSDKYTQHPAPHFGLALPIYTHCVSPGQRYVDLQIQRVLKALFEHGRDRRYVRSSKGVDLRSSTCHGYINWNVLPPAIQNNLEADLHSLITHLNEREKIAQDAESDLTGLKKAEKMKDCTGKVFSGLITGVQSYGFFVQIEDSLVEGLVHVSSLKDDWYEYRSRHTCLVGRKNRTAYRLGDTVEVEVKSVDYYRQQIDLVTVRGGSTAVDSDFED
- the acpP gene encoding acyl carrier protein, translated to MNQEILQRVQEIVVEQLDVEADRVTPEANFVNDLDADSLDVVELVMALEEAFEIEIGDEEAEKIATVGDAVAHIESKTQAAA